One region of Chanodichthys erythropterus isolate Z2021 chromosome 19, ASM2448905v1, whole genome shotgun sequence genomic DNA includes:
- the dclre1a gene encoding DNA cross-link repair 1A protein has protein sequence MSQSGSENDIWNYKPLKKTKKRSCKSQMSRESGTKRRNDSKPGTSAQKTKVSSAETHTDLDKNSNNAPINTVSSGSLDVNRGTLSQDVLCKGPQSGGFCPVCQMPFSLLVVQSQQWHVAECLDTPIDNCKECPDGLQCTSSIPNHYKRHSHSLLAQSRALNDCTVQGVSDFSLKSVNNVAPTNDTESSVDSALNVSASSSQNSSPNDMPKGTPTQSNALLLLRSPNTEDIKKKKGWSPSIKRSQSQNSSQEARMTIPTPVKALCVHNSVQTQTNEVKKELFKCNDDDYISYSPLSELPNVDEEHRIQNDKDTLFQSTALQEDENEVDDDSLKLFSDEDDDLFFDAVDQYETGKNSLDNCEKLQTSLAPDNHLTTSSSTGVSDGMFQHRAQSVGKHATTNTEGPNSQLQSPQSLVLERLRDRISNPALVNSLASPYKDVNSTFLNQELSSTQTALSITQKTPPMAPRRTQTKTGPSGLKQTDIGVFFGLKPLSEKKAEEEVKATVREADQQGPRKARISETKGDDARHQGRRRRKTKAPSEVSSVSPAAEDGTTWPTQTEGKRGGRAEGRKRWNRGRATDGDPKEPKRCPFYKKIPGTGFAVDAFQYGVVEGVTAYFLTHFHSDHYSGLKKDSVFPIYCNKVTGNLVKTKLKVNEQYVHVLPMNTECIVQGVKVTLLDANHCPGAAMLLFVLPDGQKVLHTGDFRADPSMERYPELQGLRIQTLYLDTTYCSPEYTFPTQQEVITFAVNTAFEQVTLNPRTLVVCGTYSVGKEKVFLAVSEVLGSKVCLSKDKYYTMCCLECEEIGRRITMDWQAAQVHVLPMMQLNFKNLRTHLNKFSKKYDQLVAFKPTGWTFNQTVRVEDIQPQTQGNISIYGIPYSEHSSFLELKRFVQWLQPKRIIPTVNVGSWRSRKAMEGFFYEWQTEPRNLSSTSCALRSSSCGTRQ, from the exons ATGTCACAGAGCGGCTCCGAGAATGACATTTGGAATTATAAACCTCTTAAGAAGACCAAAAAACGAAGTTGCAAATCACAGATGTCAAGAGAAAGTGGCACAAAGAGGAGAAATGATAGCAAGCCTGGGACATCAGCGCAAAAAACAAAAGTCAGCAGTGCTGAAACACACACTGATTTAGACAAGAATAGCAATAATGCTCCCATTAACACTGTAAGCTCAGGATCTCTGGACGTGAATCGTGGGACACTTTCTCAGGATGTCCTGTGTAAAGGCCCTCAGTCAGGAGGCTTCTGTCCTGTATGTCAAATGCCATTTTCCCTTTTGGTGGTTCAGTCTCAACAATGGCATGTTGCAGAATGCTTAGATACTCCTATTGACAATTGCAAAG AATGTCCAGATGGTCTTCAATGTACATCCTCCATTCCCAATCATTACAAGAGGCACAGCCACTCTCTGCTTGCTCAGAGTCGAGCGTTGAACGACTGCACCGTCCAAGGCGTCTCAGACTTCAGCTTGAAGTCAGTTAATAATGTTGCTCCCACGAATGATACGGAGAGCTCTGTGGACAGTGCTCTGAATGTATCTGCTTCATCCAGCCAAAACTCATCCCCCAATGATATGCCAAAGGGAACTCCCACCCAGAGTAATGCTCTGCTGCTTTTACGCTCCCCTAACACTGAGGATATCAAGAAAAAGAAAGGCTGGTCTCCTTCCATCAAAAGATCTCAGTCCCAGAATTCATCACAGGAGGCGAGAATGACAATTCCAACTCCAGTCAAGGCACTTTGTGTTCACAATTCTGTTCAGACGCAGACTAATGAGGTTAAAAAAGAGCTCTTTAAAtgtaatgatgatgattataTCTCCTACTCTCCTCTCTCTGAGCTTCCAAATGTGGATGAGGAGCACAGGATACAAAACGATAAAGATACACTGTTTCAGAGTACTGCATTGCAGGAAGATGAAAATGAAGTTGATGATGATTCTCTTAAACTGTTCAGCGATGAAGATGATGATCTGTTTTTTGATGCGGTGGACCAATATGAGACTGGGAAAAACTCATTAGACAACTGTGAGAAACTGCAGACATCATTAGCACCAGATAATCACCTGACCACTTCCAGTTCCACAGGTGTTTCTGATGGAATGTTTCAGCACAGAGCTCAATCAGTGGGAAAACATGCCACAACAAACACTGAAGGTCCAAACTCCCAGCTACAGTCACCCCAAAGTTTGGTATTAGAGCGTCTTCGGGATCGCATATCTAATCCTGCACTTGTCAACAGCTTGGCTTCACCTTATAAGGACGTTAACTCCACTTTCTTAAACCAAGAGTTGTCTTCCACCCAAACAGCTCTATCCATAACTCAGAAAACACCGCCTATGGCTCCTAGGAGGACTCAGACTAAGACAGGTCCCTCTGGATTAAAGCAAACAGACATTGGAGTGTTTTTTGGCCTGAAGCCATTGAGTGAAAAAAAGGCTGAGGAGGAAGTGAAGGCAACGGTCAGAGAGGCCGATCAGCAAGGGCCTAGGAAAGCGAGGATTTCAGAAACGAAGGGGGATGATGCTAGGCACCAGGGTAGACGGCGTAGGAAGACCAAAGCACCATCTGAAGTGTCCAGTGTCTCGCCTGCTGCAGAAGATGGTACAACTTGGCCCACGCAAACAGAAGGAAAGAGAGGAGGGAGGGCAGAGGGGCGGAAAAGATGGAACAGAGGAAGAGCGACAGATGGAGATCCTAAGGAGCCCAAGCGCTGTCCATTCTACAAGAAAATTCCTG GAACTGGTTTTGCTGTGGATGCTTTTCAGTATGGGGTTGTTGAAGGTGTCACAGCCTATTTTCTCACTCACTTCCACTCGGACCACTATAGTGGCTTGAAGAAAGACTCCGTCTTCCCCATCTATTGTAACAAA GTAACCGGTAACCTTGTGAAGACCAAGCTGAAGGTGAATGAGCAGTATGTTCATGTTCTTCCAATGAACACCGAGTGTATAGTACAAGGAGTGAAGGTCACTCTCCTGGATGCTAATCA CTGTCCTGGGGCAGCCATGTTGCTATTTGTGCTGCCAGATGGCCAGAAGGTACTCCACACAGGTGACTTCCGGGCTGATCCGTCCATGGAGCGCTACCCAGAGCTGCAGGGTCTCAGGATACAGACCCTCTATCTAGACACAAC GTATTGCAGCCCAGAGTATACCTTTCCCACTCAACAGGAAGTCATCACCTTTGCCGTAAACACGGCTTTTGAACAGGTCACACTGAACCCTCGTACACTTGTGGTGTGTGGCACCTACTCAGTTGGGAAAGAGAAGGTCTTTCTAG CTGTATCGGAAGTGTTGGGCTCTAAAGTATGTTTGTCCAAGGATAAGTATTACACAATGTGCTGCCTGGAGTGCGAGGAGATTGGCCGGCGCATCACTATGGACTGGCAGGCGGCCCAGGTGCATGTGCTTCCTATGATGCAGCTCAATTTCAAA AACCTGCGGACACACTTGAATAAGTTCTCCAAGAAGTATGACCAGCTAGTGGCCTTCAAACCCACAGGCTGGACCTTCAACCAAACTGTGAGAGTGGAAGACATCCAACCTCAGACCCAAGGAAACATCAGTATCTATG GCATTCCCTACAGTGAGCACAGCAGTTTTCTAGAGCTGAAGCGTTTTGTGCAATGGCTGCAGCCGAAAAGGATCATCCCCACTGTGAATGTGGGCAGCTGGAGGAGCAGGAAAGCCATGGAGGGCTTCTTCTATGAGTGGCAGACTGAACCCAGAAACCTTAGCTCGACATCATGTGCCCTGAGAAGCTCAAGCTGTGGAACAAGGCAATAA
- the plekhs1.1 gene encoding pleckstrin homology domain-containing family S member 1 gives MYSSATGSNASHYNEAAEAVELYTGFLYKSPPSGQIKLTKSWKRRFFVLAKRNDSSHELKYYRTTERNKLIKSIDVSTITLLYVRPEPHSVFEWICKTFKCTSSSVLFMKTENPANKDQREYFFIGETSEEVDRWFNSLSGVSKNIKSESETKPQIMPESNSSDQNPCDTEETEVDRPPPLPPRGKSASKGVPTQQGQCSQPPKNSPSATEVCEEIKKKETLDETAEDSNEDTSSGESVTDTSEDSLLYCVTEVFSKNSLTQQKSTESDKYKTQNGNCASTEQNGSLTDKSETHTLVKKEIRVSHHDLNSLIFTEETGKPCVSECQQIQDSCLFHKGDQILAVNDLLTDSVEEMHTYLRRLSKNEVKLTILRLPGSVPLHSEP, from the exons ATGTACTCTTCTGCAACAGGTTCAAATGCTTCACATTACAATGAAGCAGCTGAGGCAGTAGAATTGTACACAGGTTTTCTGTACAAATCCCCTCCTTCTGGCCAGATAAAATTGACG AAATCATGGAAACGTCGCTTCTTTGTGCTCGCAAAGAGAAACGACAGCAGTCATGAGCTAAAATACTACAGAACCACTGAGAGAAACAAACTTATAAAATCCATAGATGTTTCCAC CATCACACTGCTGTATGTGCGTCCTGAACCACATTCAGTTTTTGAATGGATATGTAAAACGTTCAAGTGCACTTCATCCTCTGTGCTCTtcatgaaaacagaaaatccAGCAAACAAGGACCAAAGAGAATATTTCTTCATTGGAGAAACCAG tGAGGAGGTGGATAGATGGTTCAATTCTTTATCCGGGGTTTCGAAG AATATCAAATCTGAGTCAGAAACTAAACCTCAGATTATGCCAGAATCCAACTCTAGTGACCAAAACCCCTGTGACACTGAAGAG ACTGAAGTTGATAGACCACCCCCACTGCCTCCAAGAGGAAAGTCAGCATCTAAAGGTGTTCCCACTCAGCAGGGTCAGTGTAGCCAGCCACCCAAGAACAGCCCATCTGCAACAGAG GTTTGTGaggagattaaaaaaaaggaaacttTAGATGAGACTGCAGAGGACAGCAATGAGGACACATCATCAGG GGAGAGTGTGACTGATACATCCGAAGACAGTTTGTTGTATTGTGTCACAGAAGTCTTTTCAAAAAATTCTTTGACACAGCAAAAATCAACCGAGTCAGACAAGTACAAAACACAGAACGGAAACTGTGCCTCCACTGAGCAGAACGGATCACTTACAGACAAGAG TGAAACGCACACCCTTGTCAAGAAGGAAATTCGTGTAAGTCATCATGATCTGAACAGCTTGATCTTTACAGAGGAGACAGGAAAACCATG TGTGTCTGAGTGTCAGCAGATTCAGGACTCATGTCTGTTCCATAAGGGGGATCAGATACTGGCTGTCAATGACCTGTTGACAGACTCAGTGGAGGAGATGCACACATACCTAAGAAGGCTTAGCAAGAACGAG GTAAAACTGACCATTCTACGGCTCCCAGGCTCGGTTCCTCTACATTCTGAACCCTGA